The Chitinophagales bacterium genome has a segment encoding these proteins:
- the nuoL gene encoding NADH-quinone oxidoreductase subunit L, with translation MEKIIAIIPLLPLLSFLIIALAGKKLPKSITTYLAPGSVAIAFLLSFYLLIQQLSNPITTTVNLFDWINIENLYIPFGFLVDNLTVTFLVIITGIGCLIHIYSTGYMHEEKDYNRFFAYLNLFIFFMLLLVMGNNFLIMFIGWEGVGLCSYLLIGFWYQNKAYSSAANKAFIMNRIGDLGFLLGIILCFGVFGSIIFTDIFSSNDIIITNGRLITAITLLLFVGAMGKSAQIPLYTWLPDAMAGPTPVSALIHAATMVTAGIYLVARCSVLFNAAPITSNFIAIIGVSTSLLAATIAIFQNDIKKVLAYSTVSQLGLIFLSLGVGAYTAGVFHVVTHAFFKALLFLGAGSVIHGMSGEQDIRSMGGLKSKMPITHKTFLIGTIAISGIPPLAGFFSKDQILASVFEGHKVLFVLGLLASLMTVFYMFRLYFLTFHGKFRGTNAQEIHVHESPKSMTIPLLVLAVLSVVGGFIGFPHELGKLLNFSNGIDHFLLHNISQQEFHIGLNTELALMAITLVLIAIMVYIAWQLFVKKESIPSKEETEMSLGKQVIYHKYYIDELYDIVIVKPIDSLAQLLYQFFEKLGLDGFINTMAKSVKRLSEIFKLTQNGNLSYYLITIVIAIVLIISVKYFQLLELIAK, from the coding sequence ATGGAGAAAATCATAGCAATCATACCTTTGTTGCCGTTACTGAGCTTCTTAATTATAGCTTTAGCTGGAAAAAAATTGCCAAAATCAATTACTACCTATTTAGCTCCAGGAAGCGTTGCTATTGCTTTTCTATTATCATTTTATTTATTAATACAGCAATTATCAAATCCAATTACTACAACGGTCAATCTTTTCGATTGGATAAATATTGAAAACTTATACATTCCTTTCGGCTTTTTAGTCGATAATTTAACAGTTACATTTTTAGTTATTATAACAGGAATTGGTTGTCTAATACACATCTATTCTACTGGATACATGCACGAAGAAAAAGACTATAACCGTTTCTTTGCTTATCTTAATTTATTCATTTTCTTTATGTTATTGCTGGTAATGGGCAATAATTTCTTAATTATGTTTATTGGTTGGGAAGGCGTTGGACTTTGTTCTTATTTGTTGATTGGATTTTGGTATCAAAACAAAGCATATAGTAGTGCTGCCAACAAAGCATTCATTATGAATAGAATTGGCGATTTAGGTTTCTTGTTAGGAATCATTCTATGCTTTGGTGTTTTTGGCTCTATTATTTTTACTGATATCTTTTCAAGCAACGATATTATTATTACAAATGGGCGATTAATTACTGCTATTACACTTTTACTTTTTGTAGGTGCAATGGGAAAATCGGCTCAAATTCCTTTATATACTTGGTTACCAGATGCAATGGCTGGTCCAACACCAGTTTCTGCTTTAATTCACGCAGCAACAATGGTAACAGCTGGTATTTATTTAGTAGCAAGATGTAGTGTGTTGTTTAATGCTGCACCAATTACATCAAATTTTATAGCTATTATAGGTGTTAGTACTTCATTATTGGCTGCAACAATTGCTATCTTTCAAAATGATATTAAAAAAGTATTGGCTTATTCTACAGTTAGCCAATTAGGATTAATATTCTTGTCATTAGGTGTTGGTGCTTATACTGCTGGTGTATTTCATGTGGTAACGCACGCATTTTTTAAAGCATTGTTGTTCTTAGGTGCTGGTAGTGTTATTCATGGTATGAGTGGTGAGCAAGATATTAGAAGTATGGGTGGTTTAAAATCTAAAATGCCAATTACACACAAAACATTTTTAATAGGTACTATTGCTATTTCTGGTATTCCACCTTTAGCTGGATTTTTCTCTAAAGATCAAATCTTGGCTTCAGTTTTTGAAGGGCATAAGGTATTATTTGTTTTAGGTTTACTGGCTTCTTTAATGACTGTTTTCTATATGTTCAGATTATACTTCTTAACTTTTCATGGAAAATTTAGAGGTACAAACGCACAAGAAATTCATGTACACGAATCACCAAAATCTATGACTATTCCTTTGTTGGTATTAGCTGTTTTATCTGTTGTAGGTGGATTTATTGGATTTCCACACGAATTAGGTAAACTACTCAACTTTAGTAATGGCATTGATCATTTCTTATTACATAATATCAGTCAACAAGAATTTCATATTGGACTGAATACGGAGTTAGCATTAATGGCAATAACTTTGGTTTTAATTGCAATAATGGTTTACATCGCTTGGCAATTATTTGTTAAGAAAGAAAGCATTCCATCAAAAGAAGAAACCGAAATGTCTTTAGGCAAACAAGTCATCTATCATAAATATTATATCGATGAATTGTATGATATTGTAATTGTAAAACCTATTGATAGCTTAGCACAACTGTTGTACCAATTCTTTGAGAAATTAGGTTTAGATGGTTTTATCAATACCATGGCTAAAAGTGTAAAAAGATTATCAGAGATATTTAAGCTAACACAAAACGGAAACTTAAGTTATTACTTAATTACTATTGTTATAGCCATTGTACTCATCATATCTGTAAAATATTTTCAACTGTTAGAACTCATCGCTAAATAA
- a CDS encoding NADH-quinone oxidoreductase subunit I, whose protein sequence is MSFAEKLYLPAITQGMTITLKHFFKKSATIKYPEQKRELAKIYRGQHVLKRDEIGAERCTACGLCAVACPAEAITMDAAERKKGEERLYREEKYAATYEINMLRCIFCGLCEEACPKEAIFLTDRIVPVDTDRKRMVYGKDKLVEPIDDRVDVSQRQSLEMELFKQNKFHYHNQTADDKLINKKNENH, encoded by the coding sequence ATGTCTTTTGCAGAAAAGTTATATCTTCCTGCTATTACGCAAGGTATGACAATAACCTTAAAGCATTTCTTTAAGAAATCTGCTACTATAAAATATCCAGAGCAAAAAAGAGAATTGGCTAAAATATATCGTGGACAACATGTTTTAAAGCGAGATGAAATTGGTGCTGAAAGATGTACTGCTTGTGGTTTATGTGCAGTTGCTTGTCCAGCAGAAGCAATTACTATGGATGCTGCGGAAAGAAAAAAAGGTGAAGAAAGACTATATCGAGAAGAAAAATATGCAGCTACCTACGAAATTAATATGCTACGATGCATTTTCTGTGGTTTGTGTGAAGAAGCTTGTCCTAAAGAAGCTATTTTCTTAACCGATAGAATTGTGCCTGTAGATACAGATAGAAAAAGAATGGTTTATGGTAAAGATAAATTAGTTGAACCAATAGACGATAGAGTAGATGTAAGCCAAAGACAGTCTTTAGAAATGGAATTGTTTAAACAAAACAAATTTCACTATCACAACCAAACTGCTGATGACAAATTGATTAACAAAAAAAATGAAAATCATTAA
- a CDS encoding HAMP domain-containing histidine kinase, which produces MNFQSKYLKWKQLLLLFALLIVLFSLWYTQKLAKQIANQEIVNAENLANAYKTINDMEASEQELQMAIEAIKENDKIPIIWINQEKELLGFKNIDSAKILDSTYTNKLLGNLFKKHQYIQIDIEDSEQQYLLYKDSKLLKQVKQYPFYQLLLVTLFFIISFTAFAASRRAEQNQVWVGLAKETAHQLGTPLSSLAAWIEILKDKLTHEDDAFMIDEMQKDIDRLELVAKRFSKIGSPPELQTINLIDIVQDTAAYMRLRAAHQIQIIVKDTTEGSAYIEANEQLMAWVFENLLKNSLDAMRNKGKIELLIYDKDNFWYVDISDTGKGIDKANFKKVFSPGFSTKKRGWGLGLTLTKRIIEEYHYGKIFVQSSVINKGTKFRIILKKKS; this is translated from the coding sequence ATGAATTTTCAAAGTAAATATTTGAAATGGAAGCAATTGCTTTTGCTTTTTGCTTTATTAATTGTTTTGTTTTCTTTGTGGTATACTCAAAAATTAGCAAAACAAATTGCTAATCAAGAGATTGTAAATGCAGAAAACCTTGCCAATGCCTATAAAACCATTAATGATATGGAAGCATCTGAGCAAGAATTACAAATGGCCATTGAAGCTATTAAAGAGAATGATAAAATTCCTATTATTTGGATTAATCAAGAAAAAGAATTGCTAGGGTTTAAAAATATTGATAGTGCTAAGATTTTAGATTCTACTTATACCAATAAGTTATTAGGTAATTTATTTAAAAAACATCAATATATTCAAATAGATATAGAAGATTCTGAGCAACAATATTTATTGTATAAAGATTCTAAACTATTAAAACAAGTTAAACAGTATCCTTTTTATCAACTATTACTAGTGACTTTGTTTTTTATTATCAGCTTTACTGCTTTTGCAGCTTCTCGTAGAGCCGAACAAAATCAAGTGTGGGTTGGTTTGGCAAAAGAAACAGCACATCAATTAGGTACGCCTTTGTCTTCATTGGCTGCTTGGATTGAAATTTTAAAAGATAAACTAACGCATGAAGATGATGCTTTTATGATTGATGAGATGCAGAAAGATATTGATCGACTTGAATTAGTTGCTAAACGCTTTTCTAAAATAGGTTCGCCACCAGAATTACAAACTATTAATCTAATTGATATTGTTCAAGATACTGCAGCTTATATGCGATTGAGAGCAGCACATCAAATCCAAATTATAGTAAAGGATACTACAGAAGGTAGTGCCTATATTGAAGCGAATGAACAGTTGATGGCTTGGGTGTTTGAAAATCTACTAAAAAATAGCTTAGATGCCATGCGAAATAAAGGCAAAATTGAATTGCTAATTTATGATAAAGACAATTTTTGGTATGTTGATATTAGCGATACTGGAAAAGGAATAGATAAAGCTAATTTTAAGAAAGTTTTTAGTCCAGGTTTCTCTACAAAAAAAAGAGGTTGGGGCTTAGGTTTAACTCTAACTAAAAGAATTATTGAAGAGTATCATTATGGAAAAATATTTGTACAGTCATCAGTAATTAATAAAGGAACTAAGTTTAGAATTATACTTAAGAAGAAAAGTTAG
- the nuoK gene encoding NADH-quinone oxidoreductase subunit NuoK, which yields MNEVITGISIQYYIYLSLILFAIGALGVIVRRNAIIMFMCIEMMLNAVNLLMVAFSRYLGDGGGQVFVFFIMVVAAAEVAVGLAILMVIYRNTGSVDSSKLNQING from the coding sequence ATGAACGAAGTAATTACTGGCATATCTATTCAATATTACATCTACTTAAGCTTAATACTATTTGCTATTGGTGCTTTAGGTGTTATTGTAAGAAGAAATGCTATTATTATGTTCATGTGTATAGAAATGATGTTGAATGCAGTTAATTTATTAATGGTAGCATTTTCAAGATATTTAGGAGATGGTGGTGGACAAGTATTTGTATTTTTTATCATGGTAGTGGCTGCGGCAGAAGTTGCTGTTGGCTTGGCTATTCTAATGGTAATTTATAGAAATACAGGTTCGGTAGATAGTAGTAAATTAAATCAAATTAACGGATAA
- a CDS encoding NADH-quinone oxidoreductase subunit J: MGITAMLFWFLSFVAIFSAILVVIEKNPIHSVLYLIVTFFAIAGHYFLLNAQFLAAVHIIVYAGAIMVLFLYVIMMLNLNKHQHFSKRNITKFIGALSAGLLLISLVLALQGVGNNLQGSSQFTQVGLVENLGKILYTDYALPFEIAAVLFLSAMIGAVFLSKKNLS, translated from the coding sequence ATGGGAATTACAGCAATGCTTTTTTGGTTTTTGTCTTTTGTTGCTATATTTTCTGCAATCTTAGTAGTTATTGAGAAAAATCCAATTCATAGTGTATTGTATTTAATAGTTACTTTTTTTGCAATTGCGGGTCATTATTTTCTATTAAATGCTCAATTTTTAGCAGCAGTACACATTATAGTATATGCAGGAGCTATTATGGTATTGTTTTTATATGTTATCATGATGTTGAATCTCAATAAACACCAACATTTTAGCAAACGAAATATTACTAAGTTTATAGGAGCATTATCTGCTGGTTTATTATTAATTTCATTAGTGTTGGCACTACAAGGCGTAGGCAATAATTTACAAGGCAGTTCGCAATTTACACAAGTAGGTTTAGTAGAAAACTTAGGTAAAATATTATATACAGATTACGCTTTGCCATTTGAAATTGCAGCAGTATTGTTTTTATCTGCTATGATTGGAGCAGTATTTTTAAGTAAAAAGAATTTATCATAA
- the nuoH gene encoding NADH-quinone oxidoreductase subunit NuoH, with amino-acid sequence MEIFLLYKLILVIIVFAIALGIAAYSTYAERKIAAFMQDRVGPDRAGPFGLMQPLADGLKMFMKEEIIPAMSNKFLFILGPCLAMLTACMTGVVIPWGGSLTIAGHEFPLQIADINIAILYVFAVVSFGVYGIMIGGWASNNKYSLMGALRASSQMISYELAMGLALVALIMTTGSLSLGDIVKQQSGLWNIFLQPLGFLIFLICAFAELNRAPFDLPECETELVGGYHTEYSSMKLGFYLFAEYINIFISSAFIASLYFGGYNLPFQQHIPLDGNWLTIVQVIFFFGKVFFFIFFFMWIRWTLPRFRYDQLMNLGWKVLLPLAIANILITGLVMMRSELFHFFNQLF; translated from the coding sequence ATGGAGATTTTTTTGTTGTATAAGCTGATTTTAGTGATTATTGTATTTGCAATAGCATTAGGTATTGCGGCTTATTCTACTTATGCAGAAAGAAAAATCGCTGCTTTTATGCAAGATAGAGTTGGACCTGATAGAGCTGGACCTTTTGGTTTAATGCAACCTTTAGCAGATGGACTCAAAATGTTCATGAAAGAAGAGATTATTCCTGCTATGTCCAACAAGTTTTTATTTATTCTTGGTCCTTGTTTAGCAATGCTTACTGCTTGTATGACTGGTGTGGTAATTCCATGGGGTGGTTCTTTAACAATTGCAGGGCACGAATTTCCACTACAAATTGCAGATATCAATATTGCTATATTATATGTATTTGCTGTAGTATCATTTGGTGTTTATGGAATTATGATTGGTGGTTGGGCGTCTAATAATAAATATTCTTTAATGGGAGCTTTAAGAGCATCATCACAAATGATTAGTTATGAGTTAGCTATGGGTTTAGCTTTGGTAGCTTTAATCATGACAACTGGCTCACTTTCATTGGGTGATATTGTTAAACAACAAAGTGGACTTTGGAACATCTTTTTACAACCTCTTGGTTTTTTAATCTTTTTAATTTGTGCTTTTGCAGAATTAAACAGAGCTCCTTTCGATTTACCTGAATGCGAAACGGAATTAGTTGGTGGTTATCATACTGAGTATTCTTCTATGAAATTAGGTTTCTATCTCTTTGCAGAATACATCAACATTTTCATTTCATCTGCTTTTATTGCTTCTTTATATTTTGGTGGATATAATCTTCCTTTTCAACAACATATACCTTTAGATGGAAATTGGCTAACAATAGTTCAAGTAATATTTTTCTTTGGTAAAGTATTTTTCTTTATCTTCTTCTTTATGTGGATAAGATGGACACTTCCAAGATTTAGATACGACCAACTGATGAATTTAGGTTGGAAAGTCTTATTGCCTTTAGCTATTGCCAATATATTAATTACAGGTTTAGTAATGATGCGTTCAGAATTGTTTCACTTTTTTAATCAATTATTCTAA
- a CDS encoding DUF4349 domain-containing protein: protein MEKIRLTQLVVIITAITIIIGFTACKSKSEEAKEVSVDMSIAEAEMVEEVVSDAVEETTVLKNKSSTMDAKDVSTEGASKNQHQQKITRKLIKEGHLTFETNSIEKTNQFIQEQTKKLNGYVARDNQTKDEYSITNYIEVRLPTNQFDVFLNSVEKNYKRFDEKNIQVQDVTEEYIDVQTRIKTKKELENRYLEILKKANKVSDLLEVEQELNIVRNDIESAEGRLKYLNDRIEYSTFYIRFYETTAAPIGFFGELGKSFVEGWKGILYFILGVVRLWAFILIIILVAYLFIRRRRRNNKI, encoded by the coding sequence ATGGAAAAAATAAGATTAACACAGTTAGTTGTTATTATAACAGCTATTACTATTATTATTGGATTTACTGCTTGCAAATCTAAAAGTGAAGAAGCAAAAGAAGTTTCTGTAGATATGTCTATTGCTGAAGCAGAAATGGTAGAAGAAGTTGTTTCTGATGCAGTTGAAGAAACAACTGTATTGAAAAATAAAAGTTCTACTATGGATGCAAAAGATGTTTCAACTGAAGGAGCAAGCAAGAATCAACATCAACAAAAAATTACAAGAAAGCTAATAAAAGAAGGGCATTTAACTTTTGAAACCAATAGCATTGAAAAAACCAATCAGTTTATTCAAGAGCAGACCAAAAAATTAAATGGTTATGTTGCTAGAGACAATCAAACTAAAGACGAGTATTCCATTACCAATTACATAGAAGTTAGATTGCCAACCAACCAGTTCGATGTATTTTTAAATAGTGTAGAAAAAAACTATAAAAGATTTGACGAGAAAAACATTCAAGTTCAAGATGTAACTGAAGAATATATCGATGTTCAGACTAGAATTAAAACTAAAAAAGAGTTAGAAAATCGTTATCTCGAAATTTTAAAGAAAGCCAATAAAGTAAGCGATTTACTAGAAGTAGAGCAAGAATTAAATATTGTACGAAACGATATTGAGTCAGCTGAAGGAAGATTAAAATACTTAAACGATAGAATAGAGTACTCAACATTCTATATACGCTTTTACGAAACCACAGCAGCACCAATTGGCTTTTTCGGCGAATTAGGTAAAAGCTTTGTAGAAGGTTGGAAAGGCATTTTATATTTTATCTTAGGTGTAGTAAGACTTTGGGCTTTTATATTGATTATTATTCTAGTAGCTTATTTATTTATTAGAAGAAGACGAAGAAATAATAAAATATAG
- a CDS encoding (2Fe-2S)-binding protein: MLKVTIDDITIEVPQGTTILQAARMIDEKYNTHCAPPTMCYYSKLKTTGGYCRTCIVKVEAGSEKDPRPMPKPVASCRTTVMDGMIVRNLTSPEIVEARDGVVEFLLINHPLDCPVCDQAGECHLQDLSFDNGEEKTRFDFRKRTFEPQDIGDKIKLHMNRCILCYRCVKVCDQLTDKRVHGVINRGDHAEISTYIENVIDNDFSGNVIDVCPVGALTDKTFRFKSRVWFTKPLDAHRDCDKCSGKVRLWMKGEDVLRVTARKDRWGEVEEFICNSCRFDKKKVSDWTIEGPSKIAHYSVIAQNNYEYNQQVKLHQTKVKMLEGQKADLGEGPLNPNNIK, encoded by the coding sequence ATGCTTAAGGTAACTATAGACGATATTACCATAGAAGTTCCTCAAGGAACTACCATTCTACAAGCAGCTAGAATGATTGATGAAAAGTACAATACCCATTGTGCTCCACCAACTATGTGTTATTACTCTAAATTAAAAACTACAGGTGGTTATTGTAGAACTTGTATTGTAAAAGTAGAAGCTGGCTCTGAAAAAGATCCAAGACCTATGCCAAAACCTGTGGCTTCTTGTAGAACAACAGTTATGGACGGTATGATTGTGCGTAACTTAACTTCTCCAGAAATTGTAGAAGCAAGAGATGGTGTGGTAGAGTTTTTGTTAATTAATCATCCATTAGATTGTCCAGTGTGCGATCAAGCTGGCGAATGTCATTTACAAGACTTAAGTTTCGATAATGGTGAAGAAAAAACGCGTTTTGATTTCAGAAAGCGAACTTTCGAACCACAAGATATCGGCGACAAAATCAAATTACACATGAATAGATGTATTCTTTGCTATAGATGTGTAAAAGTATGCGACCAATTGACCGATAAAAGAGTACATGGTGTAATTAATAGAGGAGACCATGCCGAAATCTCTACTTATATAGAGAATGTTATCGATAACGATTTTTCTGGAAATGTAATAGATGTTTGTCCTGTTGGGGCTTTAACCGATAAAACTTTTCGTTTTAAAAGCAGAGTATGGTTTACTAAACCATTAGATGCTCATAGAGATTGCGATAAATGTAGTGGCAAAGTGCGTTTGTGGATGAAAGGCGAAGATGTACTCAGAGTTACAGCTCGTAAAGATAGATGGGGAGAAGTGGAAGAATTTATTTGCAATTCGTGTCGTTTTGATAAAAAGAAAGTAAGCGATTGGACTATCGAAGGACCAAGTAAAATTGCTCATTATTCTGTAATTGCTCAAAACAATTATGAATACAATCAACAAGTTAAATTACATCAAACTAAAGTAAAAATGTTGGAAGGTCAAAAAGCCGATTTAGGCGAAGGGCCACTAAATCCAAATAATATAAAATAA
- a CDS encoding NADH-quinone oxidoreductase subunit N gives MNVLLLIVGLGIATMLLEVVHLRKLILPVVTIGLLAVIGISFSEIYAIKHQVLSEQQTANPNAFTKMLFFDITAWTNIIILSFATLCWIIMHINYLNKAQHLSDFIALSLFVLVGGVVLVAQVNFTMLFLGVEIVSIPVYIMVGSNKRDLWSNEAAFKYFIIGSFASCFMLLGIALIYGTTGTFETRFIGLMVQLSNSINIQLLYFGLILIFFTFAVKVAAVPFHFWSPDAYAGAPTPFTAFMAVIVKIIFLAAAFRVFVILFGSLNLIYVNIVLLVAVLSIVVGNIIGLTQTNIKKLLAYSGISHAGFVLLSFTYLNYNVNSVAAYYFAAYALSGLLAFWIMAKTNENNIDETIDGYKGLAFRNPLLAIGMTTALLSMAGIPPLAGFFAKYFILSNLILSGKLWVAVVAILASVIAVVYYLRVVITMYQTTDEASKTPIQINWLNKIGIILLIALNILFGIYPSIILNIFN, from the coding sequence GTGAATGTATTATTGTTAATAGTAGGTTTGGGTATAGCAACAATGTTGCTAGAAGTAGTTCATTTAAGAAAACTAATATTACCAGTAGTAACTATTGGTCTGCTTGCTGTAATAGGAATTTCATTTTCAGAGATTTATGCTATCAAACATCAAGTGTTAAGTGAACAACAAACAGCAAATCCTAATGCATTTACCAAAATGCTTTTCTTTGATATTACTGCTTGGACAAACATCATCATACTTTCATTTGCTACTTTGTGTTGGATAATCATGCACATCAATTATTTAAATAAAGCACAACATCTATCTGATTTTATTGCTTTGTCTTTATTTGTGTTAGTTGGTGGAGTTGTTCTAGTAGCTCAAGTCAACTTTACCATGCTTTTTTTAGGTGTAGAAATAGTATCTATTCCAGTCTATATTATGGTAGGTTCTAATAAAAGAGATTTATGGTCAAACGAAGCAGCGTTCAAATACTTTATTATAGGTTCGTTTGCCAGTTGTTTTATGTTGTTAGGTATTGCTTTAATTTATGGAACAACAGGTACTTTCGAAACTAGATTTATTGGACTAATGGTTCAATTGTCCAACAGTATTAATATTCAATTACTCTACTTCGGATTGATTTTAATCTTTTTCACCTTTGCAGTAAAAGTAGCAGCAGTACCATTTCATTTTTGGTCACCAGATGCTTATGCAGGTGCTCCAACACCATTTACAGCATTCATGGCAGTAATTGTAAAAATTATTTTCTTAGCAGCAGCGTTTAGAGTTTTTGTTATTTTATTTGGAAGTCTAAATTTAATATATGTAAACATTGTATTGTTAGTTGCTGTATTATCTATCGTAGTAGGAAATATTATAGGTTTAACACAAACCAACATTAAAAAGCTCTTAGCATATTCTGGTATTAGTCACGCAGGATTCGTACTATTATCGTTCACCTATTTAAACTATAATGTTAATAGCGTTGCAGCATATTATTTTGCAGCTTATGCTTTATCTGGTTTATTAGCATTTTGGATAATGGCAAAAACCAACGAAAACAATATAGACGAAACGATAGATGGATATAAAGGTTTGGCTTTTAGAAATCCTTTATTGGCAATTGGTATGACAACGGCTTTACTGTCGATGGCAGGAATTCCACCTTTAGCAGGATTTTTTGCTAAATATTTTATTTTAAGTAATTTGATTTTATCAGGAAAACTGTGGGTAGCTGTTGTAGCAATTTTAGCTTCTGTAATTGCAGTAGTTTATTATTTAAGAGTAGTCATTACCATGTATCAAACTACAGATGAAGCAAGCAAAACACCAATTCAAATTAATTGGCTCAACAAAATTGGAATTATACTATTAATCGCATTAAATATTTTATTCGGAATTTATCCAAGTATTATATTGAATATTTTTAATTAA
- a CDS encoding NADH-quinone oxidoreductase subunit M, whose amino-acid sequence MLALILVILPLLFAALSQLSSEKISKYIALVGTVAELLVVGYIYKLFTNNPTNPLFNWNYEWIPQFGAAFHLNIDGINLVLILLTAITLPLIIWSSFNRSISNHKAFYTLALIMQSALIGVFLAKDALLFYVFWELALIPIYFICLLYGGDGRQQITLKFFLYTLFGSLFMLVALIFIVLHSNTPSFDMDAIYYTASKLSLNNQIIVLVCLYLAFAIKIPIFPLHTWQADTYVNAPTQGTMLLSGIMLKMGLFGMLRWMLPLAPLAWQKYSFVLILISVISVVYAALMAIAQKNFKRLLAYTSMSHVGLIAAGILAFNLHAIQGAIFQMFSHGIVAIGLFFIADIIINRLQTDEMENIEGIRNKDKLFSVLFLIVLLASVALPLTSSFVGEFLLLFGIFSYNVILAFVAGLTIIFGAVYMLRAYHQIMNGKANDLVSQFKAISKQETAILVVISSLIFILGIFPDIILKISHEEVKCLIQIVQASIN is encoded by the coding sequence ATGCTTGCTTTAATATTAGTCATATTACCACTGTTGTTTGCTGCTTTATCACAATTAAGCTCAGAAAAAATAAGTAAGTATATTGCTTTAGTTGGTACAGTTGCTGAATTGTTAGTGGTAGGATATATTTATAAGCTATTTACAAATAATCCAACCAATCCATTATTCAATTGGAACTATGAATGGATTCCACAATTTGGTGCTGCTTTTCATTTGAATATTGATGGTATTAATTTAGTGTTGATTTTATTAACAGCTATTACACTACCTTTAATAATTTGGTCGAGTTTTAACAGAAGTATTTCCAATCACAAAGCGTTCTATACATTAGCATTAATCATGCAAAGTGCTTTAATAGGTGTCTTTTTAGCTAAAGATGCTTTGTTATTTTATGTTTTTTGGGAATTAGCTTTAATACCAATCTACTTTATATGTTTATTATATGGTGGAGATGGAAGGCAACAAATCACACTAAAATTCTTCTTATATACACTTTTTGGAAGTTTGTTTATGCTTGTTGCTTTAATTTTTATTGTGCTACACAGCAATACACCATCTTTCGATATGGATGCGATTTACTACACAGCATCTAAACTATCATTAAACAATCAGATTATTGTATTGGTATGTTTGTACCTAGCATTTGCTATAAAAATACCAATATTTCCACTACACACTTGGCAAGCAGATACTTATGTTAATGCACCAACACAAGGTACAATGTTGTTGTCTGGTATTATGCTAAAAATGGGTTTATTTGGAATGTTAAGATGGATGTTGCCTTTAGCACCATTGGCTTGGCAAAAATATAGTTTTGTATTGATATTGATTAGCGTTATTAGTGTAGTATATGCTGCATTAATGGCAATTGCACAGAAAAATTTCAAACGATTATTAGCATATACATCTATGTCGCATGTTGGCTTAATTGCTGCTGGTATTTTAGCATTTAACTTACATGCTATACAAGGAGCAATATTTCAAATGTTTTCACATGGTATAGTAGCAATTGGTTTATTCTTTATTGCAGATATTATCATCAATAGATTACAAACAGATGAAATGGAAAACATTGAAGGAATTAGAAATAAAGACAAATTATTTAGCGTTTTATTTTTAATCGTTTTATTGGCGAGTGTAGCTTTACCATTAACCAGTAGTTTTGTAGGAGAATTCTTGTTGCTATTTGGTATTTTCTCTTATAATGTAATTTTAGCATTTGTAGCAGGATTAACCATTATTTTTGGTGCAGTGTATATGTTGCGTGCCTATCATCAAATCATGAATGGAAAAGCAAACGACTTAGTTAGTCAGTTTAAAGCAATAAGCAAACAAGAAACAGCTATATTAGTCGTTATTAGTAGTTTGATTTTTATTTTGGGAATTTTTCCTGATATAATCTTAAAAATATCGCACGAAGAAGTAAAATGTTTAATTCAAATTGTACAAGCATCAATAAATTAA